The Chryseobacterium sp. JV274 sequence CAGATTTCATCATAAAGATTATGTTGGTGCTCAAGATCACTTGCAAAGATCTTTACCCAATATTCTAAAGAGAAATGATTTTGCCTGGGCTTCTGTAGTATATTATTATCTGGGTAAAACGTATGAAGCACAGGATAATATAAATAGGGCTGTAGGATGTTATAACAAAATAGACTCTATTTTCAATAAACATGATTTTATACTTCCAGAGGTTTATAAGAGTTATCACTATCTTATCGATCATTATAAAGATAGAGACCTCGAAAAGCAACTGTACTATACCAATGAGCTTTTAAAAGCTGACAGTTTAATCAGTAAAGATTTTCCCTATTTATCTTTGAAACTTCATAAAGATTTTGACCGACGTACACTGATGGATGCAAAAGAAGAAATCGAGAGATCCAGTACTAAAAAAATAGTATTGGCTCAGATACTTATTGCTTCAGGAAGTGTAGTTCTTGGTTTTTTTGTTGTCCGGTATCGAAGAGATCAAAAGATAAAAAAACAATATCAGCTTCTTCAAAAGAGAATTGCTGAAGGAAGATATAATAGGAATGATATTTTAAGTGAAGAAATGATAGAACTGCCTGTAAGAAAGACTTCTCTTACCCCGGAAATGGCTTTAGAAATAAAAGAAAAGCTTGAGAAGTTTGAGCAGGAGCAACATTTCAAAAAGAAAGGGATTACGCAGAAAAGTATTGCTTTAAAGCTGGGAACCAATTCCCATTATCTTTCGGTTTATATTAATGAACAAAAAGGGATTAATTTTAATAAATACATGGCTGAACTGAGAATTAATTATATCACGAACCTACTTAATACCAACAGTAAATATTTAAATTATACTATCGAGGCTCTGGCTGATGAATGTGGTATAGCGGCACGCCAGAACTTTTCAAATCTGTTCTTTGATATCAATGGGATCAGACCTACTGATTATATAAAGAATCGGAAAAAGGAGCTGGGTATTAGTTGATTAAGTCGTGCTTTAGGTAATTTTTGTAAATTCCTTAAAAAAGGACATGGTAACAAAAACTATTTTTAAAAGAACTTCGAAGTTATTGGAGGATCTGGACCTAAAGATTAACGAAGTCAATGCTGACGGAAATGATCTGATCAAAATTTCAGAAAAGGCATTACTTATTATTGATGAGTCGATAAGGAAATTAAAACTTTTGGTTTCCAACCATCATTTTGATCATATTGCTGAAGAAGTATTCTTTTTTAAAAAACTGAAACCGCAGTTTATTGCAAAATTTATTTATTATTCCGCAGTACTGGATATTGAATCTCATAAACCGGCTGCCGGAAATAAGACTTTAAAAAAATATTATGAAGCAGAACAGGAAAAATTGAAAGACTTTTATTTGGAGCATTCTGAATTTTACAGTTACTATAAACGGGAAGCAACCTATCTTGATCATAAAATATTTGTTCGCAATTCCTACGACCTAAAAATGAAGCTATCATCCGGATTTTATAATTATGATCCGAGTTTTACAACTTCCCACGATCATATGATCGCCAGATTTATTTCTAATGAGCAATTCGATCAGTATTTAAAAAAGCAAATTGAAAATTCGAATGATAACTTTACGGCAAAAGTATTTTCTCCTTTGAGCTGGTCGGGGTCAAAGGTTGGTCTTATAGAACTTATTTATGCGCTTTACCAGATGCGTTGCTTTAACGGTGGTAATATAGAGTTAAGCGAAGTGATAAAATTTACAGAAAAGTCATTGGATTGCGATTTAGGTAACTTTCATAAAACCATCTTTGAAATCCGTAACCGAAAACAGGGACCAACCAAATTCCTTCAATTGGTGAGTGACAATTTGAATCAATATTTTATGAACAGCGATGCTGAGTAACATACATACATACATACATACAAATGGAAACCTCAAATCGTATGGTATTTGAGGTTTCATTCTTTAATCCGATTTCAATAAATGTTGCAAATCAGGATCATTTTTTATTCGAGCCATTTCATCTTTGATGATATTGAGAATATCTGACTTAATTTCTCTGTAATTATCCTGAATCTGTCTGGTCATAGAATCATTCCCGTCTTGATCAATAAAGGATCGGATCGGTGGTATCTGCTGATAGCTTTTCGTTTCTTGAGAAAGCTTAACATTGTCTACAACAATCTCGGAATGAAAAATCTTCTGCTGAATCCTTTCATCAAAGTTATCAGATACAGCACCAACAAAAAATCCCTGGGTCAGGGTAGAAATCTTCGAAGCAGGTATCAAACTGTCCAATTGGGTAGAAATAGAGGTGGACGTATCATTCTTATTGATGGATATACTCTGTCTTTTTTGCAGTATTTTTCCAAAACGGTCAGATAACGTTTTTGCTGTTTCCCCAACCACCTGACCGCTGAAAATATTGCCGACCGTATTCTGAATGACTTTACTTTCCTTATCTCCATAGTCTCTTGTCAACTGAGAAAAATCCTGGAATCCAAGACATACGGAAACTTTATTACTTCTGGCAGTAGCAATTAAATTATCCAGGCCTCTGAAATAAATAGTAGGCAACTCATCAATAATCACTGAACTCTTCAACTGTCCTTTTTTATTAATTAACTTAACAATTCTCGAATTGTACAACCCAAGAGCAGCAGAATAAATATTCTGACGATCAGGATTATTTCCAACACAAAGAATTTTAGGCTCATTGGGGTTATTGATATCCAAAGAAAAATCGTCTCCGGTCATTACCCAATACAATTGTGGTGAGATCATTCTTGACAAAGGAATCTTTGCGGAAGCGATTTGCCCCTGCAATTGATCCTGGGCGCCCCCTTGCCATGCATCCATAAAAGGAGATAGGTAGTTCTCTAATTCAGAATAAGAAGTTAATATCGTAAAGACCTCTTCATATTTTTTGTTAAGCAGTTCAATAGCGTGTGGAAAAGTGCAGTATTTACCGTTCTTATATATCTTAAGAAACCATATGATGGCAGCTAGCAGTATGATAGGGCTCTCAACAAAGAAATCGCCCTGTTTTTGTATCCAGCTTCTGTTCAGGTTTAACATAATGGTGTAGGCAGCTTCATATGCATCAGATATATCCGTCATAAAATCGGGATTTAAAGGATTACATCGATGACTTTTTCTTGGGTCGTCAAAGTTGATGATATAGAATTTCGGCTTTACGGTATACGCATCAGAATGATTGAGAAGATGGTTGTAAGCAATAGTAGACAAATCATCGAATTTAAAATCATAAATATACATGGAAAATCCTTTTTCAATATGTTGTCTGATATAGTTATTTACCACGGCAAAGGATTTTCCTGAACCTGGTGTTCCTAAAACAATGGTCGCACGAAATGGATTGACTACATTAATCCATCCCTGATGCCAGTTTCCCTGATAATAGAATTTTGTGGGAAGATTAACTGAGTATTCATTATAGAGTAATTTAGTTTCCTGCTGAAAACTTTCATTCTCACTGTTAAAAACATCCCTCATTAAGTTATGCTTCAGAAGACGGCTTATCCAAACCCCTGCCTGCATCAGAAGAATGTATCCGAATCCAGTAAATAGAATATAAAGTATAGGAGTAAAACTGCTGGCAGATTGTAAGAGAATTGCGTTTAAAAAGAATAGTACAAAACCTATAGAAAAAACAATACTAATTTTTTTCCAAGTAATCTTTTCATTTTTGACTCCCTTTGTTCCGAGGCAACTCAAAGCCAGTAAAACTATTGCGAATAGCTTAGAATAAATAGGTAGAGAAAAAAGGCCTGCTGTCTTATTAAAATTATAAAGTATTTTATTGATGAGTTCCAGTGTCCATTGTTGCTTTGCAAAAAATCCGTAACAAAACCAATAGAGGTGCATTAGTACTAGAATAATGCTTACCGCTCGCATAAACGCCATGATTTTGGCAAGTCCTCTTAAATCGTCTTCACCCTGCATTTCAAATAGTTTAAATTAACAGGTTGAAAATATTAGATGTATGATCTTATCAAAAAAAATGGCAGTATGTGGAGCTTGATAGCATTTATTTTCTTCGATATTTATTTTTTACGTTTTCCCGTAAAAGAAATAATATACTAGGTACTAAATTTACAACAATTTAAAACTAAAATAATATGGCAGAATTTACAGAAGATGATTTACTGTATGATGATTACGAGAAGACAACCACTGCAAGTGATGATCCTAAGTACATAGGAAAGAAAGATAGGGATAGGGTAAATAAGAAAGAACTTTATGAAGTCAAAGATTTTTGTAATGCATTTTTGAAAAAGCATAATTTAGAAAAAAAGGGTAGTTTTCAAAAAGTTGAAGAATTAATTCGCCTGCCTGAAGCCAGCAAAATTGTTATGAGAGATGAATTAATAAAGTTCGTTGAAAAACATTGGAAATAGTTGAAAAATATAGTAAAGCTCTTAGATTGTAGCTTTACTATATTCTAACGATTGTTTTTTTTCTTTTTTCTCTGTTTCTTTTTCATTTGAAATGCAAAAACTTGTTCCTCCTGATCCGTATTTGTATCTGAAGACAATAAGCTGGAAAAGAATCCGTCAAAAACTCCGCTTATGCTAGCCGTAAGAAATTGTTCTGTGCATACTTCCTCAGAAAAATTAAAGTGATCATTATGATTATATTTTGTTTCACTCTTAATTTCTAACTCATTCCACAGTGTATTGAATGAGTTGGCAGATAGTTCTTTACTCAGCTGTGAGCCATTCCAGACTAATTTTGAGTTATGATCTATGAATGTAATTCCATATATTCTTCCCTGATTATTTTTTCTAATAACTGTAGCAACTCCCTGCTCCAATAGTTGAGACTTAAAAGAAGCTTCCGATTTACTCGTGCTGAGTGCAGTTTCTACTGTTCTTTTAAGAAGATGTTTTGAAGGATCATTTTTTATTTTCACTTTAGATTTCTCAATGAGCACCTGAATATTTTCTACTCCTGCATGCTTACCAAAAAGGGATGATTTAAAAGGATTACTTACTTTCTTTCCATTTTCATCCGTAGCAAAATAGACGATTCCCTTTCTCATCTTTCCATGCAGTTCTCCGCTAACCTCTTCACTGGAAATATTAAATTGAGAGAGCAAAGCGTTATAAGCACCCATACTTTGAAAGCCATAGGTTTTAGGGATATGCCTTATTACGGATGATAATTGTGTTTTGATACTTCCTTTAGTATAATCTACAGTTTTAAAAATAGAGCTTTGATTTAAATTTCTGTTCTCACCAGCGACTTTCAGGTTATATTGTTTTTCCAGTTTTCTGCAGGCTTCCATTGATCGCGGGTGATCATAGCGATCTGATATTTTCTTCCCATCGATTTGTACACAAGTGGTGACGATATGGATGTGAGTTCTGTCGATATCCGTATGTTTAAAAACGACATAGGGTTGGTTGCCATACCCCATTTCCTCCATATATTGTTGAGCCATTTCTCTATAATCTTTGTCATCAACCTGATCGTTAGGGTCAGGATTAAGGGAAATATGTCTTACCGGTTTTTCAGTTTTGTTATTGGCAATCAAGTAGGGTTCAAAATACTGATGAAAAAATTTAACCGAATAAGGTCGATCCCACAAATCAGGAATCTTATTAGTGTATAAAACCGTTCCATTTTCGTTGTCCACTTTTTGCTGATTGTAGGTAAGCGCACCCCAAAGATTTTCACCTTTTCCAATTTTTGCGATCATTTATCAGTAGTTTTTTGAATATGGTTTTGTTCAAATTCTTTCGTAAGTTCTATCACCTGTTTACAGATTACAGCTAGATTTTTAGTATGATTTTCCAGTTTAAAGAGATAGAGAGAAGCTTTTTTCTCAGTAAAGTTTCGATATAAAATTTTTACAATCTGATTATAATTGTTTCCAATCGACTGAAACTGGTAAAAGAATTTAGTGAGTTGAGTATGATAATCCATCGTTGAAACATCCACTTTTATAATTTTTAATTCTCTCTGAAGCAAAATTGTTGTAATAAATTTGGCTTTGTTGCTCATGCCTGAAGCTTCAAATAATTTTAGAAAACCAACATTTTCTTCATCTGTCAATCGAAATACATATCTGTTTTTGCTTGGGTTCAGCTTAGGCTTACGCCCTCCTTTATTGTTTCTATTCGTTTCCATATTCTCTAATTTAATTTTAAGAAAATCACGACTTCGGAGTGGTTTTTAAAGCCCCAGCCAGGGCAAGTTGTTTTGAGGCACGAAAAAAGTTATGAGGCACTCAAAACATAACTTGCCCCTTTCGGGTGAAAGGAAATATCTTGAATTGAATAGATTTATAACATTATACTATTCAGACACTACCATTTCAAAAAACTCCTCAATCTTCTAAAGCAAAGTAAATCACATTCAATTAGAGAAACGGAATAGTAAACAAAGCCAAAGAAGGAAGTGGGCTGCCAAGAACTACCATTATAAAAGCACTGAAACAGAAATATTTTTCATTTGCATCAGATTGAGGTCAGGACTAACTGCAAATCCGATAGAATTCTATAACTCTGGAAATCCTGCCTTCTTGCCTTCTAGACTGTCAGCTTTCGTGATATCATTTTTGACAGATAGAAGTCAGAAATTCAATCTATCAGGAGTGCAAGATGGATGAGATTGATTAATCAATGCTGGAAGCCAATACAGCTTTCACGGATCATAGCTAACATTCGTGAGGGCTAAGTATCATGCTTGAGTTTATGATGGTTTGAAGGCCTGCTGTCCATCAGCCTTTCAACTTTGGATTAACTAAAATTCAATATAATGAAAACAAAAAAACAACCCACAATTATTGCTTTTTCCACTCAAAAGGGAGGTGTAGGAAAAAGCACGTTTACAACATTAATGGCAAGTATCCTTCATTATCGAATGGGATATCAGATTGCTGTCTTTGATTGTGACTTTCCTCAGTACAGTTTACTCCAGATGAGAGAGCGGGATTTAAAAATGGTGATGCAGAATGAAATTTTAAAAAAGATGGCTCACAAACAATTTACGAGTATTAATAAAAAAGCTTATCCTATTTTTCAAAGTAAAACTGATCAGGTTTTACAAGAAATAGATATGTATGTTGATGGCTCGGAAATAACTCCTGACATTGTTTTTTTAGATCTGCCGGGAACTGTGAATACTGTTGGTATTTTAAAAACGTTGACGAATGTCCATTATATTTTTTCTCCTATTACTGCAGATCGTCTCGTATTGGAAAGTACGCTAAGTTTCACGAATGTTCTAACCAATGTATTAATGAAAGAAACGCAAACAGAAATCCGGGATATCCATCTTTTCTGGAATCAGGTGGATGGAAGAGAGCGGACATTACTTTACAAAAATTACAGTAAAGTGATTTTGGATTTAGGGCTTCCGCTTATGGAAACAACCATTACAGATAGTAAAAGATTTCGAAAAGAAGGGGAGACCATTACAAAGGCTGTTTTCCGATCAACTTTACTGCCTGCAGATCCTAAGCTGCTAGCACAATGCAGGCTGGATCAATTTATAAAAGAATTTTTAAGAATTGTAAAACTATAAAAGTATGGATTACGATAATAATAACAATCAAGATCACAGTATCGATGAGCAATATCTGATGTCCATTATGGCAGGAAGTCCCAAGAAAGAAGTTCCTGTAAAAAATGCAGACCCCAAAAAAGAGAAAGCTGCAACAAAAAATAAGTTGAAGATTCAGAAAAGTAATGATGTAAGTTATATGGAGCAGTTTCTTAAGCATCATACAATGACTAAGCGTGGGGATAAAAGTATTTATATCCGTCCTGAATATCACGAACGCCTCTCACGCATTATTCAAATCATCGCTGATGACCAGATTCCTCTTTATGCTTATCTGGATAATATTCTGGCTTATCATTTTGAAATGTTTGAAAAGGAGATTACTGATGATTTCAATAACAAATACCGTCCAATCTTTTAATCTATCATCTTATGGAACAAATAATCATCATCGGTTTATTAATCATTCTTGTTTTAGTTCTTGTAGACAAAAAATTTTCAATCAATATCCGTGGAAAAGATAATGTTACTAAAACTAAGAATCTACCATCTATTATTGGAGATACAAAACAAAGAGAAAGACAAGCATCGCCAATCGATACGAATGAGAGACAAAATGAATCTACTTTACAAGCAGAATATATTTTTGAATCAGAAACCAGAGAAGCTGAATTTGATACTATGGGTCAGACTAAAAATCTGGATGATATCCTAGTTAAAAATGATGAATGGGAGCAGGAGAATGAAGATTGGAAATATGAGAGCTCTACTATTGAAAGCGGGTTTGCTACAGGGGTTACCTTCCAGGAATTGAGTACTGCGGGTGAGCTGCTTCAACAGGACGTGCTGAAGCCTGACTTAGAACGACAAGCAGTAAATATAATTCAAAAAATTCAGGGAACCGAGCTTTTTGATCTGTTAGAGAACTCTTTAGGAGATGCTTCAAAAAGAATTGCCAGTTTGTTAAACGAGAGTATTTCAAATAATGACAAGGCCGTTACTTCTAAGCATAATAATTCTGTAGATGGTTTCGATATAGGGGAGTTTGTATAGACGAACTCCCTTTTTTCTATATTAATGGTCGTATTAAGTATAAACCATTTTCTTTAGCCATAAACTTATTCTAACAAGCAATATTAAAACTGGTACTTCTACCAAAGGCCCGATTACGCCGACAAATGCCTGTTGAGATTGGATTCCGAACACTGCAATCGCTACAGCAATCGCCAATTCAAAATTACTTCCTGTTGCTGTAAAAGCTATCGAAGCATTTTTATCATAAGGAACACCAAGCGATTTGTTGATAGAGAAACTCACAAAGAACATTAGCACGAAGTATATCATTAATGGTATAGCTATTTTTACCACATCTGATGGTAATTCTAAAATCTTATCTCCTTTAAGACTAAACATAAGTACAATCGTAAATAAAAGCGCATATAAAGTCAGTGGAGATATAGTAGGAATAAATTTTCTATTGTACCATTCCAAACCTTTCGATTTGATTAATAAGTAACGGCTCAAAAAGCCTGCTAGAAAAGGAATCCCTAGATATATCAAAACACTTTCAGTAACGTCTGTCATTAATACAGTCACATTAAAATTAGCCAAACCAAGCTTTGCCGGTAAAACATTGATAAAAAGCCAAACCAGAAAACTATAACTTAATACCTGAAATATACTGTTCAAGGCTACCAACAATGCTCCATACTCACGATTACCTTTTGCTAAATCATTCCACACAAGTACCATTGCAATACATCTGGCTAAACCAATAAGAATTAAACCAATCATATAATTAGGTTCATCTCTCAGGAAAATAATTGCTAATAAAAACATTAAAACCGGACCGATAATCCAATTCAGTAACAAAGAAATTCCAATTGTCTTTTTGTCTTGAAAAACTTTAGGCAACAATGAATAATCAACCTTTGCTAACGGTGGGTACATCATAATGATTAAGCCAATTGCCAATGGAATATTTGTTGTTCCGATGGACAAGGAATTGGTAATATTAGAAATACTGGGAAAGAAGTATCCTAAACCTATCCCTAAAAACATAGCCAAGAATATCCATAAAGTGAGGAATCTATCAAGAAATTTTAATTTTGGTTGCATTTACATTTGTTTAATCAATTCTTATTTTTTTATCTGAGAAAAAACATAGAACATTTCTGCACCAATCTGCAAACTTCTTTCATTGTAAACCGCCGTTTGTTCGGGCGTATTATCTGAAATTTTAGGGTCTTCAAACGTTATTGGAATGCGTTTATCTGCCCCTGCAATAAAAGGACATCCTCCATCTGCCTGAGAACAGGTCATAATCGCAACAAAGCCACTAGTAGGATTAAATGAACTGTCATATCTCTTAGAAAAACCAATAATTGGGTGTTTATCTTCATCATACTTGATAGTGTATACAGGATTTTCTGTATCAGAAATTTTATTGATAAAAAGCCCCTGTTCTTGCAAAGTCTCTACAACTTTGGGAAACATAGCTGTTTCTTCCGTGCCTCCTGAATAACAAATTACATTCGACAAATTATAATAAACACTTGCAACCTGTGCCCAAACTTGTGACAAATGGCTTCTTCTTGAATTATGGGTACAAATAAAGTTAATGGTTACTTCTTTTTGTTCTTCAACCCTTTTTTGAATAAAATCAACTAATGGAGCTAAAGTAGCTTTTCTATCTTCGCTGATTTCCTGATTTTTCAATAACTCTATTGTTTTTAATAGTTTTGAATACATAATTTTATTTGAATTTAGCAGCACCCAGAATTTGGAGTGCAACAAGAGGTTTGATTATTAGAAAGTTCAGATAAGTTTACTTTTTGTTTTTCAGCTGGAATTCCGCAAGCATCCTGAGCTAAGCACGCTGTTGTTTTATTTTTAAGAACAAAATTTTTCCCATTAAATTCCAAATCAAATTTGCCTATTGTAGTATTTTGATATTCAACTTCAATTTCGTCATCTTCAATACCAAGTTTTTCTTCTGATAGCTTAATAATATTTAAAAGTTTTGCGGGTTTTAGACGATGTTCAAAATCATCAGCATTCCACAATTGAAAGTTTACTACTTTTTCATTTCTGATTGTTCCGCCACAATCGATAAAATGTTTTGTTATAGTTCCTACTTCTGTTACATGAAAATGCTCAGGAACAAATGTTCCATTTTCTAATTGAAATTCAACATTATCCAGTGTGGGTAAGATTTCTTTAATTTCAGATAGTTTCATAAATTTTTATTTATTGGTTAAATGCAATATTGCGATATATGTATTTAAAAAAAATGCCTTAACAGCATTTCTGATTTGTAGTCGTCAGAATTATATTTGAAAAATAATCTTTTAGTATTGCAAAAGTACTTTCATCAATACAGTAGCAAATCGCAGTTCCTTCAATGTTACCTTTTATAAGACCTGCATTCTTTAATTCTTTTAAATGTTGAGAAACCGTTGCCTGCGCTAATGGCAATTCATTAACAATATCACCACAGATACAGGTATTTACCTTCAAAAGATATTCAATAATCGCAATTCTTGCGGGATGCCCTAATGCTTTTGCTATTATAGCAATTTTATTTTGTTCATCTGTAAAATGGTCGGTTTTGGTCGCTCCCATAATTTTGTAAAATAATTTATCGCAATATTACGATTAATTTTTTGAAGTTCAAAAATTAATTTTAGTAGAAGTGGTCATATTACTATTTAGGTGCCACTAAAAGCCATTCACTTCCCACTGCTGACATTTCCCGATAAGTCTGTTTTTCCAAAGCACATTTGCTACTGAGTCCTGCAGAGTGCAGTTCTCATTAACAAAAAAATGTTTACAAAATGGAAAAACAGAGAAAAAAACTGATCTATGCAATACTGGCAATTTTGGTTGCTCCGTATGCTTTTTCACAAGGCAATGGCAGTGCCGGGATCAACGAGGCTACGCAGATGGTCACTTCTTATTTTGAACCCGCTACCCAATTAATTTACGCCATAGGTGCAGTCGTCGGACTCATTGGAGGCGTTAAAGTTTACAATAAGTTCAGCAGTGGTGATCCTGACACCAGTAAGACGGCTGCCAGCTGGTTCGGAGCATGTATCTTCTTAATTGTTGCCGCAACAATCCTTCGTTCATTCTTCCTTTAAAATGATGATTATGAATAGTTATCATATCAATAAAGGAATAGGGAGGACGGTAGAATTTAAGGGACTTAAAGCGCAATACCTTTTTATTTTTTCAGGCGGTTTGTTAGGAATACTCATATCCTTAATGATTATGTATATGGCTGGAGTTAATACGTACCTGTGTTTAATTCTCGGAGGTGTAAGCAGTGGACTTCTTATATGGCAAACCTTTACACTGAATAGAAAATACGGTGAGCACGGTCTGATGAAATTAGGCGCAGGCAAGAAGCATCCAAAATATATCATCAGTCGAAAGAGTATTTACAGGTATTTGAAAACTAACCGTAAAAGAATAGACCTATGAGAAATTCTTCCAAAGCAGCCACTTTGGAAAGTAAATTTCCATTGCTGGCTATCGAAAATGATTGTATCATTTCAAAGGATGCTGATGTTACGATTTGCTTTAAGGTTAGACTCCCTGAGCTGTTTACCGTTGCTTCCACTGAATATGAAGCCATGCATTCCACTTGGTTCAAGGCCATTAAAACACTCCCAGATTTTACTGTGGTTCATAAGCAGGATTGGTTTATTAAAGAAAACTACAATCCTGATCTTTCAAGAGAAGATCAGAGTTTTCTTTCCAAGTCTTTTGAAAGACATTTCAATGAGAGACCCTTTTTAAATCATTACTGCTATCTCTTTATAACAAAAACCAGTAAGGAGAGAATGCGGATGCAGAGTAACTTTTCATCTCTATGCAAAGGCAAGCTGATTCCAAAAGAGATTAAGGACAAAGAAGTCATCAATCGCTTTCTTGAATCTGTTGACCAGCTGGAGCGGATAATGAATGACAGTGGTTATATCCATCTGGAAAGGATAACAGAAGATGAGATATCCGGAACTTCCGAAAGGTCAGGACTACTGGAGCAATATCTGACCCTATCCCGTGAAACCCATCCATCATTGCAGGATATCAAGTTAGGATCTGAAGAAATGCGAATCGGTAACAATCGTATTAGCATGCACACCTTATCGGATACAGAAGATCTGCCCGGCACTGTTTCATCACACAGCCGTTATGAGAAGTTAAGCACCGACCGCAGTGACTGTCTTCTATCATTTGCTTCTCCCGTGGGTCTTCTGCTCAGTTGCAATCACATTTATAACCAGTATCTGTTCATTGACAACAGTGATGAGAACCTTCGTCAGTTTGAAAAATCTGCAAGGAATATGCATTCACTGGCGAGATACAGTAGAGCAAATCAAATCAATAAAGCATGGATCGAGAAGTATCTGAATGAAGCACATTCTTTTAGTCTGCAATCCATTCGTGCTCATTTCAATGTGATGTCATGGTCTGATAATCCTGCGGAGTTAAAGCAGTTAAAGAATGATAC is a genomic window containing:
- the mobB gene encoding conjugal transfer protein MobB; this translates as MIAKIGKGENLWGALTYNQQKVDNENGTVLYTNKIPDLWDRPYSVKFFHQYFEPYLIANNKTEKPVRHISLNPDPNDQVDDKDYREMAQQYMEEMGYGNQPYVVFKHTDIDRTHIHIVTTCVQIDGKKISDRYDHPRSMEACRKLEKQYNLKVAGENRNLNQSSIFKTVDYTKGSIKTQLSSVIRHIPKTYGFQSMGAYNALLSQFNISSEEVSGELHGKMRKGIVYFATDENGKKVSNPFKSSLFGKHAGVENIQVLIEKSKVKIKNDPSKHLLKRTVETALSTSKSEASFKSQLLEQGVATVIRKNNQGRIYGITFIDHNSKLVWNGSQLSKELSANSFNTLWNELEIKSETKYNHNDHFNFSEEVCTEQFLTASISGVFDGFFSSLLSSDTNTDQEEQVFAFQMKKKQRKKKKNNR
- a CDS encoding RteC domain-containing protein, whose protein sequence is MVTKTIFKRTSKLLEDLDLKINEVNADGNDLIKISEKALLIIDESIRKLKLLVSNHHFDHIAEEVFFFKKLKPQFIAKFIYYSAVLDIESHKPAAGNKTLKKYYEAEQEKLKDFYLEHSEFYSYYKREATYLDHKIFVRNSYDLKMKLSSGFYNYDPSFTTSHDHMIARFISNEQFDQYLKKQIENSNDNFTAKVFSPLSWSGSKVGLIELIYALYQMRCFNGGNIELSEVIKFTEKSLDCDLGNFHKTIFEIRNRKQGPTKFLQLVSDNLNQYFMNSDAE
- a CDS encoding DUF3408 domain-containing protein; the protein is MDYDNNNNQDHSIDEQYLMSIMAGSPKKEVPVKNADPKKEKAATKNKLKIQKSNDVSYMEQFLKHHTMTKRGDKSIYIRPEYHERLSRIIQIIADDQIPLYAYLDNILAYHFEMFEKEITDDFNNKYRPIF
- a CDS encoding helix-turn-helix domain-containing protein; translation: MKKFYYFLILFPVFSQFFFSQKKEEKTFSEIRKPYEKMAIEDIHAMPYVKLYIEKAKNENNFSKLIQGYRDARQFDYKNKMKYADSALTVSLQHGSQDDISKEYLSKGIIYYFYQKKFKLALNEYIKAYTHSKGSKDEYHRYKVLYHLGIVKSHLGYYDDAMKHFLECTSFYRSKLNENHHENEQFNYEKAYLNCLHQLTVLNRYLHHFAKSDSLSNLGYRLTANNNDFVLEKSYFLKCIGISRFHHKDYVGAQDHLQRSLPNILKRNDFAWASVVYYYLGKTYEAQDNINRAVGCYNKIDSIFNKHDFILPEVYKSYHYLIDHYKDRDLEKQLYYTNELLKADSLISKDFPYLSLKLHKDFDRRTLMDAKEEIERSSTKKIVLAQILIASGSVVLGFFVVRYRRDQKIKKQYQLLQKRIAEGRYNRNDILSEEMIELPVRKTSLTPEMALEIKEKLEKFEQEQHFKKKGITQKSIALKLGTNSHYLSVYINEQKGINFNKYMAELRINYITNLLNTNSKYLNYTIEALADECGIAARQNFSNLFFDINGIRPTDYIKNRKKELGIS
- the mobA gene encoding conjugal transfer protein MobA, with the translated sequence METNRNNKGGRKPKLNPSKNRYVFRLTDEENVGFLKLFEASGMSNKAKFITTILLQRELKIIKVDVSTMDYHTQLTKFFYQFQSIGNNYNQIVKILYRNFTEKKASLYLFKLENHTKNLAVICKQVIELTKEFEQNHIQKTTDK
- a CDS encoding ParA family protein codes for the protein MKTKKQPTIIAFSTQKGGVGKSTFTTLMASILHYRMGYQIAVFDCDFPQYSLLQMRERDLKMVMQNEILKKMAHKQFTSINKKAYPIFQSKTDQVLQEIDMYVDGSEITPDIVFLDLPGTVNTVGILKTLTNVHYIFSPITADRLVLESTLSFTNVLTNVLMKETQTEIRDIHLFWNQVDGRERTLLYKNYSKVILDLGLPLMETTITDSKRFRKEGETITKAVFRSTLLPADPKLLAQCRLDQFIKEFLRIVKL
- the mobC gene encoding conjugal transfer protein MobC, with protein sequence MQGEDDLRGLAKIMAFMRAVSIILVLMHLYWFCYGFFAKQQWTLELINKILYNFNKTAGLFSLPIYSKLFAIVLLALSCLGTKGVKNEKITWKKISIVFSIGFVLFFLNAILLQSASSFTPILYILFTGFGYILLMQAGVWISRLLKHNLMRDVFNSENESFQQETKLLYNEYSVNLPTKFYYQGNWHQGWINVVNPFRATIVLGTPGSGKSFAVVNNYIRQHIEKGFSMYIYDFKFDDLSTIAYNHLLNHSDAYTVKPKFYIINFDDPRKSHRCNPLNPDFMTDISDAYEAAYTIMLNLNRSWIQKQGDFFVESPIILLAAIIWFLKIYKNGKYCTFPHAIELLNKKYEEVFTILTSYSELENYLSPFMDAWQGGAQDQLQGQIASAKIPLSRMISPQLYWVMTGDDFSLDINNPNEPKILCVGNNPDRQNIYSAALGLYNSRIVKLINKKGQLKSSVIIDELPTIYFRGLDNLIATARSNKVSVCLGFQDFSQLTRDYGDKESKVIQNTVGNIFSGQVVGETAKTLSDRFGKILQKRQSISINKNDTSTSISTQLDSLIPASKISTLTQGFFVGAVSDNFDERIQQKIFHSEIVVDNVKLSQETKSYQQIPPIRSFIDQDGNDSMTRQIQDNYREIKSDILNIIKDEMARIKNDPDLQHLLKSD